A window from Chryseobacterium vaccae encodes these proteins:
- a CDS encoding putative type IX sorting system protein PorV2, with amino-acid sequence MMKKYFLLAFSLLFGLSQSQIIRKYSNEFLNIGAGARGLAMGGAVISNQDDVYSPMWNPAGLMAIEKDWQGAAMHAEYFESIAKYDYLAYAKVLEEGVFGVSVVRLGVDNILNTTQMIDAEGNIDYDKITKFSQSDYAAILSYAFNPAGNTKLDIGVNAKIVYRNVGKFASGYGFGFDIGAIYKADNGWKFGGMLRDATTTVNFWSINQDKLSTVVNGEEFNPAPKDKMELTMPKLNVGASKMFNINSSVYVLPEAGINVDFAKTAALVSTDFASITPYAGAELGYQKMIFVRLGVNRFQSITDIEDLKRKVSFQPSAGIGIRYRGLTLDYAITNSGIGGSNFYSNFFSLKLDMGEFRND; translated from the coding sequence ATGATGAAAAAATATTTTTTACTTGCATTCTCACTGCTATTTGGGCTGTCTCAATCTCAGATTATCAGAAAATATTCCAATGAATTTTTAAATATCGGTGCTGGTGCGAGAGGGCTGGCGATGGGAGGAGCTGTAATTTCCAACCAGGATGATGTGTATTCTCCTATGTGGAATCCCGCAGGTTTAATGGCCATTGAAAAAGATTGGCAGGGAGCAGCAATGCACGCAGAATATTTTGAATCTATTGCAAAATATGATTACCTGGCTTATGCAAAGGTACTTGAAGAAGGTGTTTTTGGGGTTTCTGTAGTAAGGCTTGGGGTAGATAATATCCTGAATACAACACAGATGATTGATGCTGAAGGGAATATTGATTATGATAAAATTACAAAGTTCTCTCAGTCTGATTATGCAGCAATTCTTTCTTATGCATTTAATCCGGCAGGAAACACTAAACTGGATATCGGGGTGAATGCTAAAATTGTCTATAGAAATGTAGGAAAATTTGCCAGTGGCTATGGTTTTGGTTTTGATATCGGGGCTATTTATAAAGCGGATAACGGATGGAAATTCGGGGGAATGTTGCGAGATGCAACCACTACGGTGAACTTTTGGAGTATCAATCAGGATAAACTTTCAACAGTGGTGAATGGAGAGGAATTTAACCCGGCACCAAAAGATAAAATGGAACTTACCATGCCTAAGCTTAACGTAGGAGCAAGTAAAATGTTCAATATCAACAGCAGTGTATATGTTCTGCCGGAAGCTGGGATTAATGTAGATTTTGCTAAAACGGCAGCTCTTGTTTCTACAGACTTTGCAAGTATTACACCTTATGCCGGAGCAGAATTAGGCTATCAGAAAATGATCTTTGTCCGATTAGGGGTCAACAGATTTCAGTCGATCACAGATATTGAAGATCTTAAAAGAAAAGTATCTTTCCAGCCAAGTGCCGGTATCGGAATCAGATACAGAGGACTTACCCTGGATTATGCTATTACCAATTCAGGAATAGGAGGATCTAATTTCTACTCTAATTTCTTCTCGTTGAAATTGGATATGGGAGAATTCAGAAATGATTAA
- the uvrC gene encoding excinuclease ABC subunit UvrC, with protein MNPSLELQLKTLPSEPGVYRYYDKNDQLLYVGKAKNLKKRVLSYFNKNLSGYRIKIMVGKIVRLETTIVNSEYDALLLENNLIKEHRPFYNVMLKDDKTYPWICIKNEDFPRIFLTRNIIKDGSEYFGPYAKVRPAKILLDTIKHIYKLRTCNLNLSPGKIAEGKYKVCLEYHIKNCEGPCEDLESKEEYDEKIDAIRDIIKGDFRKAKEYLVNQMMKLATDLKFEEAQIIKERLDILEDYQAKNTVVNPNIDDVDVFGMTSDETAAYVNFFKIRNGNIIQSFTTEIKKILEETDEDIMEEALIEIRQKFGSDSKEVLLPFHLSVEIPNVKLIVPKVGDKKRIVELSEKNAKEYRLEKLKQVQIVDPERHTNRIMAEMQKLLRMPVEPRHIEGFDNSNIQGTNPVSACVVFKDGRPSKADYRIFHPKTVEGPNDFATMEEVIYRRYKRMLDEGESLPQLILIDGGKGQLSSAVKSLRLLGLYGKITIVGIAKRLEEIFFPEDSIPLYLDKKSETLKILQRVRDEAHRFGVKHHRTRRKNSTIKSELEEIPGVGEKTIELLLSKLKSVKRIKESNLETLEEILGKSKAKMIWEFFNSN; from the coding sequence ATGAATCCTTCTTTAGAATTACAGCTCAAAACTTTACCTTCAGAACCCGGCGTTTATCGTTATTACGACAAGAATGATCAGCTGCTGTATGTAGGAAAGGCCAAAAACCTGAAGAAGAGGGTTCTCTCCTACTTCAACAAGAATTTGTCCGGCTACCGCATCAAAATCATGGTGGGAAAGATCGTCCGTCTGGAGACCACGATTGTCAACAGTGAATACGATGCTCTTTTATTGGAAAATAATCTGATCAAGGAACACCGTCCTTTTTATAATGTCATGTTGAAGGATGATAAAACGTATCCCTGGATCTGTATCAAGAATGAAGATTTTCCAAGAATTTTTCTGACCAGAAATATCATCAAAGATGGTTCGGAATATTTCGGACCTTATGCTAAGGTACGTCCAGCAAAGATTTTACTGGATACTATTAAACATATCTATAAGCTCAGAACCTGTAACCTGAATCTTTCTCCCGGCAAAATTGCTGAGGGAAAATATAAAGTCTGCCTGGAATATCATATCAAAAACTGTGAAGGCCCTTGTGAAGATCTTGAAAGCAAAGAGGAATATGATGAAAAGATTGATGCAATCCGCGATATTATCAAAGGGGATTTCCGGAAAGCAAAGGAGTATCTGGTCAACCAGATGATGAAACTGGCCACTGATCTGAAGTTCGAAGAAGCACAGATCATTAAGGAAAGACTGGATATCCTTGAAGATTATCAGGCGAAAAACACCGTTGTAAATCCGAATATTGATGATGTGGATGTTTTCGGAATGACGAGCGATGAAACGGCGGCTTATGTGAATTTCTTTAAGATAAGAAACGGAAATATCATCCAGAGTTTTACAACAGAAATCAAAAAAATTCTTGAGGAAACGGATGAGGATATTATGGAGGAAGCCCTGATTGAAATCCGCCAGAAATTTGGTTCTGACTCTAAAGAGGTTCTACTTCCCTTTCACCTGTCTGTAGAAATTCCGAATGTAAAACTTATTGTTCCTAAAGTTGGCGATAAAAAAAGAATTGTAGAGCTTTCGGAAAAAAATGCCAAAGAATACCGTCTGGAAAAATTAAAACAGGTACAAATTGTAGATCCGGAAAGGCATACGAACAGGATTATGGCTGAAATGCAGAAACTTTTGAGAATGCCTGTAGAGCCGAGACATATTGAAGGATTTGATAACTCTAATATCCAGGGAACCAATCCTGTTTCAGCCTGTGTGGTTTTTAAAGACGGCAGGCCAAGCAAAGCAGATTACAGGATCTTCCATCCTAAAACGGTAGAAGGGCCTAATGATTTTGCTACCATGGAAGAAGTAATCTACCGCCGTTACAAAAGAATGCTGGATGAAGGTGAAAGTCTTCCCCAGCTTATCCTTATCGACGGTGGGAAAGGCCAGCTTTCGTCTGCAGTGAAAAGTTTAAGGCTGTTAGGACTTTACGGAAAAATTACCATTGTTGGGATTGCGAAAAGACTTGAAGAGATTTTCTTTCCTGAAGATTCTATTCCTTTGTATCTGGATAAAAAATCTGAAACGTTGAAGATTTTGCAGAGGGTTCGTGATGAAGCCCACCGTTTCGGAGTAAAGCACCATAGAACACGAAGAAAAAATTCCACTATAAAATCTGAGCTGGAAGAAATTCCTGGCGTGGGTGAGAAAACCATTGAGCTGCTGCTTTCTAAACTGAAATCAGTAAAAAGAATCAAAGAATCAAACCTGGAAACTCTGGAAGAAATTCTGGGGAAAAGCAAAGCAAAAATGATTTGGGAATTTTTTAATTCTAACTGA
- a CDS encoding DMT family transporter — MHKLALFRLHLIVFLWGFTAILGKMIHANAQVLVFYRMLFAAVFLFVFIRFFKKESIRVSKKIFFQLAAIGFAMALHWYCFFYSIKISNVSIALSCLSLSTLFASVLEPIIFKRKIDVSEVIMGIVIVACILLIFKTEFQYKEGIFYGILCAIFGTIFSVFNGKMFGKTSSDNIIFYEIFCGWFILMLFYLFTGQFFEMSEINYRDLALICLLASVFTAYPMLESVKLMKYISPFTLILTVNLEPVYGIILAFFIFGESEQMSPVFYIASAVMILAIIANGVIKSYKTKKL, encoded by the coding sequence ATGCATAAATTAGCACTTTTCAGATTGCATTTGATTGTTTTTTTGTGGGGCTTCACTGCAATTCTAGGAAAAATGATTCATGCCAATGCCCAGGTTCTGGTATTTTACCGAATGCTGTTTGCCGCTGTTTTTCTATTTGTCTTCATTAGGTTTTTCAAAAAAGAAAGCATCAGAGTTTCCAAAAAAATATTTTTTCAGCTGGCCGCTATTGGTTTTGCCATGGCTCTGCATTGGTATTGTTTTTTTTATTCTATTAAAATTTCCAATGTCTCCATAGCTTTGAGCTGTCTCTCCTTATCAACACTCTTTGCTTCCGTATTGGAGCCTATTATTTTTAAAAGAAAGATTGATGTGTCTGAAGTAATTATGGGAATCGTGATCGTAGCCTGTATATTACTTATTTTTAAAACAGAGTTTCAGTATAAAGAAGGAATTTTTTATGGAATTCTATGTGCGATCTTTGGAACTATCTTTTCTGTTTTTAACGGAAAAATGTTTGGAAAAACGAGTTCAGATAACATTATATTTTATGAAATATTTTGCGGATGGTTTATTTTAATGTTATTTTATCTGTTCACTGGACAGTTTTTTGAAATGAGTGAAATAAATTACCGTGATTTAGCGTTAATATGCTTGTTAGCAAGTGTTTTTACAGCTTATCCGATGCTTGAATCTGTGAAGCTAATGAAGTATATATCGCCTTTTACACTAATTTTAACAGTTAATTTGGAACCTGTCTACGGAATTATACTAGCTTTTTTTATCTTTGGAGAATCAGAACAGATGAGTCCTGTATTTTATATAGCCTCAGCAGTTATGATTCTGGCTATCATTGCTAATGGGGTCATAAAAAGCTATAAAACAAAAAAACTTTAA
- a CDS encoding acyl-CoA carboxylase subunit beta, with product MDIEFNKREDQNRLKLSEINQLLAEIKKGGGEKRLQKLRDEGKMTARERIEYLLDKGSDSIEIGAFAGYEMYKEHGGCPSGGVVVVMGYVSGRQCLVVANDASVKAGAWFPITGKKNLRAQEIAMENKLPIIYLVDSAGVYLPMQDEIFPDKEHFGRIFRNNAKMSSMGIIQISAVMGSCVAGGAYLPIMSDEAMIVDKTGSIFLAGSYLVKAAIGESIDNETLGGATTHCSISGVTDYKAKDDKDALDRIKNIMKSVGSTEKAGFDRIESFPPKENPDHIFGIIPSSRAEQYDTFDIIKCLVDNSEYEEYKPDYGKSIICATARVDGWSVGIVANQRKLVKSGKGEMQFGGVIYSDSADKATRFIANCNQRKIPLIFLQDVTGFMVGSKSEHGGIIKDGAKMVNAVSNSVVPKFTIITGNSYGAGNYAMCGKAYDPRLIVAWPWADLAVMGGAQAAKVLAQIQESTLKKQGKEISEEEHQEILDTITKKYQKQTEATYAAARLWTDAIINPIDTRKWISMGIEAANHAPITEKFNLGVIQV from the coding sequence ATGGACATTGAATTCAACAAACGGGAAGATCAAAATAGGTTAAAATTATCTGAGATCAATCAATTACTCGCTGAAATAAAAAAAGGAGGCGGAGAGAAAAGACTCCAAAAGCTTCGTGATGAAGGAAAAATGACAGCAAGAGAGAGAATTGAGTATCTTCTTGATAAAGGTTCAGATTCCATAGAAATCGGAGCATTTGCCGGCTATGAAATGTATAAAGAGCACGGAGGATGTCCTAGCGGTGGTGTTGTAGTGGTGATGGGATATGTTTCCGGCAGACAGTGTCTCGTTGTAGCCAATGATGCTTCTGTAAAAGCAGGCGCATGGTTTCCTATTACCGGGAAAAAAAATCTGAGGGCTCAGGAAATTGCTATGGAAAATAAACTTCCTATTATTTACCTTGTGGATTCCGCAGGAGTTTATCTGCCAATGCAGGATGAGATTTTCCCGGATAAAGAGCACTTTGGACGTATTTTCAGAAATAATGCAAAAATGAGCTCTATGGGAATCATCCAGATCTCTGCAGTAATGGGAAGTTGTGTTGCAGGCGGAGCTTATCTGCCTATTATGAGTGATGAAGCCATGATTGTTGATAAAACAGGCTCTATTTTCCTAGCAGGAAGTTATCTTGTAAAAGCAGCCATCGGAGAAAGTATCGATAACGAAACCCTTGGCGGTGCTACCACTCATTGTTCAATTTCCGGGGTAACCGATTATAAAGCAAAAGACGATAAAGACGCCCTAGACAGGATTAAAAATATTATGAAGTCTGTTGGAAGTACCGAAAAAGCGGGTTTCGACAGAATAGAAAGTTTTCCGCCTAAAGAAAATCCGGATCATATTTTTGGAATCATCCCTTCTTCCAGAGCAGAACAATATGATACGTTTGACATCATAAAATGTCTTGTTGATAATTCTGAATATGAAGAATACAAACCAGATTACGGGAAAAGTATTATTTGTGCAACAGCCCGAGTGGATGGTTGGTCTGTAGGTATCGTTGCCAACCAAAGAAAACTGGTAAAAAGCGGTAAAGGCGAAATGCAGTTCGGAGGCGTTATCTATTCTGATTCTGCAGATAAGGCAACCCGGTTCATAGCCAATTGTAATCAACGAAAAATACCATTGATATTCCTTCAGGACGTTACCGGATTTATGGTAGGTTCGAAGTCGGAGCACGGCGGAATTATCAAAGACGGAGCGAAAATGGTAAATGCTGTTTCTAATTCAGTAGTACCTAAATTCACAATAATCACAGGAAACTCTTATGGGGCCGGAAATTATGCCATGTGCGGCAAAGCTTATGACCCACGACTTATTGTTGCATGGCCTTGGGCAGATCTTGCCGTAATGGGAGGAGCCCAGGCAGCAAAGGTTTTAGCACAGATACAGGAATCAACGCTAAAAAAACAAGGCAAAGAGATCTCTGAAGAAGAGCATCAGGAGATTCTGGATACGATTACAAAGAAATATCAAAAGCAGACTGAAGCTACTTATGCAGCAGCGAGGTTATGGACAGATGCTATTATCAATCCAATAGATACCAGAAAATGGATTTCTATGGGGATTGAAGCAGCAAATCATGCTCCAATTACGGAGAAATTTAACCTAGGTGTCATTCAAGTATAA
- the gcvH gene encoding glycine cleavage system protein GcvH, with protein MNTPSELKYTKDHEWIKIEGNVATIGITDFAQGELGDIVYVDVDTVDDDLEGGAVFGSVEAVKTVSDLFLPIAGKVIEFNSDLEDQPELLNTEPYGNGWIIKLEIADGADQSELLSAEEYQAIIG; from the coding sequence ATGAACACACCATCAGAATTAAAGTACACTAAAGATCACGAGTGGATCAAGATTGAAGGAAATGTTGCTACGATTGGTATTACAGATTTTGCACAGGGAGAGCTTGGCGATATTGTGTATGTAGATGTAGATACAGTAGATGATGATCTTGAAGGCGGAGCGGTTTTCGGAAGTGTAGAAGCAGTAAAGACGGTTTCAGATTTATTCTTACCTATTGCAGGAAAAGTAATTGAATTCAATTCAGATCTTGAAGATCAGCCTGAACTGTTGAATACAGAGCCTTATGGAAACGGATGGATCATCAAATTAGAAATTGCTGACGGTGCAGATCAGTCTGAATTGCTTTCTGCAGAAGAATACCAGGCTATCATTGGATAA
- a CDS encoding VanZ family protein: MPIYWAFLTYMLLKPGQENQEYWFMFSGIDKVLHLSIFAVLGFCFMATFPRIKFSYYIQIMLIYAFLTEILQEEMGLGRSMETLDIVADTIGCLLGYYIYKALLKRFF, translated from the coding sequence TTGCCCATTTATTGGGCATTTCTTACTTATATGCTTCTCAAACCCGGGCAGGAAAATCAGGAGTACTGGTTTATGTTCAGCGGTATTGACAAAGTCCTGCACCTGAGTATATTTGCCGTTCTGGGCTTTTGTTTTATGGCCACATTTCCCCGTATAAAGTTTTCCTATTACATTCAGATCATGTTGATCTACGCTTTTCTCACGGAGATTCTTCAGGAAGAGATGGGACTGGGAAGATCTATGGAAACCCTCGATATCGTAGCCGATACTATAGGTTGTCTTTTGGGATACTATATATATAAGGCTTTACTCAAACGATTTTTCTGA